One genomic region from Saprospiraceae bacterium encodes:
- the kdpA gene encoding potassium-transporting ATPase subunit KdpA, whose amino-acid sequence MNTEINGIILMYLLVILMAIPLGKYIGKIFNYEKTWVDNIFDPLDKIFFKLSGVDPLREMNWKQHLTALLTINVVWFVFSMFILTNMRWLPLNPDQNLSMSGDLAFNTSVSFITNTNLQHYSGENGLSYLGQLTLMVWQFISAGTGIAICAVVFIAMKARSARRYANFYSLFVRSCTRILLPMALLLAVCLVFNDTPMTLQGKDSMISLEGDTVAVSRGPVAAFVAIKQLGTNGGGFFGVNSAHPFENPSYLTNILENISIFLIPISMLFALGYVLKRRKLAWTIFGVMSLGFLLLCIPSIFHEMKGNPAFRQMEIAQDMGSMEGKEMRFGAAASAYWAINTTCSSNGSVNSMHDSMTPLTGMFALLGMMVNCFYGGVGVGFLNFYIFIILAVFISGLMVGRTPEFLGKKIEAREMKIAMMVALLHPFLILVGTALSCYLYTGHPGAYASWLNNPGHHGFSEMLYEFTSSSANNGSGFEGLGDNMAFWNTACGLVILLGRYLPIVGPVAIAGILANKKYIPENDGTLQTDTSTFGLMVFAVIGLVAALAFFPALALGPIAEYFSMPK is encoded by the coding sequence AACTTGGGTCGATAATATATTCGACCCATTGGACAAAATATTTTTCAAATTAAGCGGTGTAGATCCACTCAGAGAGATGAATTGGAAGCAGCATTTGACCGCCTTGTTAACTATTAATGTAGTATGGTTTGTTTTTTCTATGTTCATCCTCACCAATATGAGATGGTTGCCACTCAATCCGGATCAGAACCTATCTATGTCGGGTGACCTGGCCTTCAATACATCGGTGAGTTTTATTACCAATACCAACTTACAACATTATTCTGGTGAAAATGGCTTGTCCTATTTGGGGCAATTGACATTAATGGTATGGCAGTTTATCAGTGCGGGTACCGGCATCGCTATATGTGCTGTGGTTTTTATTGCTATGAAAGCGCGCAGCGCAAGAAGGTATGCTAATTTTTATTCGTTGTTTGTTAGAAGTTGTACCCGCATCCTGCTTCCTATGGCGCTTTTGCTGGCTGTATGCCTTGTATTCAATGATACACCCATGACCTTACAAGGTAAGGACAGTATGATCAGCCTTGAAGGTGATACGGTAGCCGTGAGCCGGGGGCCGGTCGCCGCTTTTGTTGCTATAAAACAATTGGGAACCAATGGTGGTGGATTTTTCGGCGTCAATTCTGCACATCCGTTTGAAAACCCCAGCTATCTGACTAATATACTTGAAAATATATCGATCTTCTTAATCCCTATTTCTATGCTATTCGCTCTGGGTTATGTACTAAAGAGGAGAAAATTGGCATGGACCATATTTGGTGTAATGTCCTTGGGTTTTTTGCTCTTGTGTATACCTTCGATTTTCCATGAAATGAAAGGTAATCCAGCCTTCCGACAGATGGAGATTGCTCAAGACATGGGCAGTATGGAAGGAAAAGAGATGCGCTTTGGGGCTGCTGCTTCAGCCTACTGGGCTATCAACACTACCTGTTCCAGCAATGGCTCGGTAAATTCTATGCATGACAGCATGACTCCATTGACCGGCATGTTCGCCTTATTGGGTATGATGGTAAATTGTTTTTATGGAGGCGTAGGGGTTGGATTTCTAAATTTCTACATTTTTATAATACTGGCTGTTTTCATCAGTGGATTGATGGTTGGCAGAACACCTGAATTTCTTGGCAAAAAAATAGAAGCCAGGGAGATGAAAATTGCCATGATGGTTGCTTTACTACATCCTTTCCTGATCTTAGTTGGTACTGCACTGTCCTGCTATTTGTATACAGGACATCCGGGAGCTTATGCATCATGGCTAAATAACCCGGGACATCATGGTTTCAGCGAAATGTTATATGAATTCACTTCATCGAGTGCCAATAATGGAAGTGGGTTTGAAGGATTAGGCGACAACATGGCATTCTGGAACACCGCTTGCGGACTGGTCATTTTATTAGGGCGATATCTGCCAATTGTTGGCCCTGTGGCCATTGCAGGCATTCTGGCTAATAAAAAATATATCCCGGAAAATGATGGTACCCTGCAAACTGATACTTCCACCTTTGGTTTGATGGTTTTTGCAGTGATCGGCTTAGTGGCAGCACTGGCATTTTTTCCTGCTCTTGCACTGGGACCTATTGCAGAATATTTTTCAATGCCTAAATAA